DNA from Parabacteroides pacaensis:
AACAGGAGATGTTCTTGTCAATTCTACTGGAACTGGAACAGTTGGACGAACACGACTTTTCCATAAAAGTTTTTTAAAGGATTATCCTTTTGTTGTGCCTGATTCTCACGTCTCAGTTATAAGGACAATAAGCGAGATTAAATCCGAATTTGTTTTTGCTTATATTTCATCTCAACTTATACAACAGTATTTGGAAGATAATCTTGCAGGAAGTACCAATCAAAAGGAATTATATATTGGAGTATTGTCGAATTTATCATTTCCTATACCACCTATTGTTGAACAACAACGCATTGTGGCAGAAATAGAGAAGTGGTTTGCTTTGATTGACCAAATAGAACATGACAAAGCCGACTTGCAGACTACCATCAAGCAAACTAAGAGCAAAATTTTAAATCTTGCTATTCATGGCAAGCTCCTACCACAAGACTCAAACGATGAACCTGCCTCAGAACTGCTCAAACGCATCAATCCGAAAGCGGAAATAACAACTGATAACGGGTATTATCCGCAGTTACCACAAGGATGGTGTTTGTCAACTTTAGGGGAAATAGGTAAATGGCAATCAGGAGCAACACCAAGTCGATTACAAAAGGAATATTATGGAGGAAATATTCCGTGGCTGAAGACAGGAGACCTAAATGATGGTTTTATTACAAACATACCCGAATATATAACGGAAAGAGCATTAGATGAAACTTCTGTAAAACTCAATCCGGCAGGAAGCGTATTAATGGCTATGTATGGAGCAACTATTGGTAAAATAGGAATACTTACATATCCTGCTACAACTAATCAAGCATGTTGTGTTTGTACAGATTACCATATAGAGCAAATGTTTCTTTTTTATTTTCTACTTGCTAATCGTAAATATTTTATTACTTTAGGTGGTGGTGGCGCACAGCCCAATATATCGAAAGAGAAAATAGTAACCACTTTATTACCACTACCTCCACTAAGAGAGCAGCAACGTATTGTCGCAAGAATTAAGGAGCTTTTTACTAATTTGGATAAGATAATGGAAAATTTATAGGTTCTCCATTATCTTATCAATTTGTTTAAAAAGTTGTTTTATTGTTTTCACTATACGTTTTTGTTCTGCAAATGGTGGTATAGGTAGCATGATTTTATGTAATTCGTTAGAAGATAATCCAAGTAGCCCGATACCTTTACCACCGATAAGATTGTTTTCTTTAAGTAACATCAAAACATAGTAGTAGAAAAAAATGACTATTTCTCCTTTAGGTCTAAGTCTATGCAAATGATTCTGAATACAGATGTCATAATCAAAATCCCATATAGCTGAACGTCCTATATCACCCCCCTCACACACAAGCAAATCACCTTTTATAACAGTACATTTATCTATTTCATTTTCTTTAAATGGCATTTGTTTAACAACAGAAAAATCAAAGCGATTCCAATAAACATTGGATGTAGTTAGATATTTCCTCATAATGCCTTCTTTATTTGAAGAGTTGAGAGCCTTACCTGTATTATGATTGAATATATTTCCAAGGATAGTTGCACACCATCCTTGTGGTAACTGTGGATAATACCCGATACGTAGTTATATTGGAGTCATATTCATTCATAAATTAATGCAATATGGTAACAAAGTTCAAAAACTATCTTGCCAAAACGAATTTGGCAAAAAATACCGTTACATCTTATGTATGGACGGTACAGTATTTCTTCAATCATTATGAGGAAGTTAACAAAAAGAACCTTCTGACATACAAAGGGTACTTAGTTGAAAATTTTAAGCCCCAAACAGTCAATTTGCGGCTGCAGGGTATTAACAAGTTTTTGGAATTCACAAAACAAGAGAATTTGAAAGTGAAGTTCGTAAAAGTGCAGCAAAAGAACTTTTTGGAAAATGTAATCAGTGATGCTGATTATAAGTTTTTCAAAGCTAAATTGAAGGCCGATGGTTATGATGAATGGTATTTCATTGTGTGGTTTATGGCTGCAACAGGCGCACGTGTCAGTGAATTGCTTCACATCAAAGTAGAACATATTAAAGTGGGTTATCTCGACCTTTACAGCAAAGGCGGTAAAATACGCCGTTTGTATATTCCGAAAAACTTACGTACGGAAACTGAGAAGTGGCTTAAAGAAAAAGACCTCATTTCGGGCTATCTTTTCTTAAATCGTTTTGGGAAGCGCATCACCACACGTGGCATTGCCCAACAACTTAAACACTTCGCCGAAAAATACGGACTAAACAGAGATGTTGTATATCCTCATTCATTTCGTCATCGTTTTGCCAAAAACTTTCTTGACCGCTTTAATGATATTGCTTTATTAGCTGATTTAATGGGACATGAAAGCATTGAAACAACTCGTATTTATCTTCGCAGAACAGCTAGGGAACAACAGAAGATTGTGGATAAAGTGGTGAATTGGTAGTCGTTTACACTCCTCCTTAGAAGCGCATTTACTTACGCTTCTAAGGTTTTTTGAATGTCATCAAGGACAGAGAATAGTTCCTCTATCTTTTGAACTATGCGTTGTTGTTCTTTTATAGGAGGAAAGGGCATCAATAAATTTGCAAAATTTCCTTTGTTTAGTATCGGTAAAGTAGTTGCTGAAGCATTTTCTTTAATTTTATTTTGCATATAATCTGATATGCAGACATAATAAATGAAAATAGATAATAATTTATTATAAGGAATAATTGCATTAATTTGTTGATTGCAAGTTCCTTCTACTGAGATTAGACCTGTTTTTCCAATAGTTGCTCCAATACAAGTAACCAAAATGGAATTAGCTGGTAATTTCCTTGATTGTTCAAAACCAAATGTTGAAAGGTGGTCACTTGCATACTTAGTATTTATTCCTTGTTCTAAATCTGTGGGCTTGAAAAAAGGAATATTCCCATCGTAATACTCCTTTACATCTTT
Protein-coding regions in this window:
- a CDS encoding restriction endonuclease subunit S — protein: PHYENVPFEVPGSWVWTTLEEICLFLSRGKSPKYSDRDKIYPVFAQKCNLKEGGISLEQARFLDPSTICKWSEEYKLKTGDVLVNSTGTGTVGRTRLFHKSFLKDYPFVVPDSHVSVIRTISEIKSEFVFAYISSQLIQQYLEDNLAGSTNQKELYIGVLSNLSFPIPPIVEQQRIVAEIEKWFALIDQIEHDKADLQTTIKQTKSKILNLAIHGKLLPQDSNDEPASELLKRINPKAEITTDNGYYPQLPQGWCLSTLGEIGKWQSGATPSRLQKEYYGGNIPWLKTGDLNDGFITNIPEYITERALDETSVKLNPAGSVLMAMYGATIGKIGILTYPATTNQACCVCTDYHIEQMFLFYFLLANRKYFITLGGGGAQPNISKEKIVTTLLPLPPLREQQRIVARIKELFTNLDKIMENL
- a CDS encoding restriction endonuclease subunit S, producing the protein MGYYPQLPQGWCATILGNIFNHNTGKALNSSNKEGIMRKYLTTSNVYWNRFDFSVVKQMPFKENEIDKCTVIKGDLLVCEGGDIGRSAIWDFDYDICIQNHLHRLRPKGEIVIFFYYYVLMLLKENNLIGGKGIGLLGLSSNELHKIMLPIPPFAEQKRIVKTIKQLFKQIDKIMENL
- a CDS encoding tyrosine-type recombinase/integrase, which encodes MVTKFKNYLAKTNLAKNTVTSYVWTVQYFFNHYEEVNKKNLLTYKGYLVENFKPQTVNLRLQGINKFLEFTKQENLKVKFVKVQQKNFLENVISDADYKFFKAKLKADGYDEWYFIVWFMAATGARVSELLHIKVEHIKVGYLDLYSKGGKIRRLYIPKNLRTETEKWLKEKDLISGYLFLNRFGKRITTRGIAQQLKHFAEKYGLNRDVVYPHSFRHRFAKNFLDRFNDIALLADLMGHESIETTRIYLRRTAREQQKIVDKVVNW
- a CDS encoding restriction endonuclease subunit S: ELLKRINPKAEITTDNGYYRNMPFEVPSSWSWCRLEDIGNIITGNTPPKDVKEYYDGNIPFFKPTDLEQGINTKYASDHLSTFGFEQSRKLPANSILVTCIGATIGKTGLISVEGTCNQQINAIIPYNKLLSIFIYYVCISDYMQNKIKENASATTLPILNKGNFANLLMPFPPIKEQQRIVQKIEELFSVLDDIQKTLEA